A single Streptomyces sp. Edi2 DNA region contains:
- a CDS encoding FAD-dependent monooxygenase, with amino-acid sequence MTYERAYEATCAEACETTYEKTYEATAGREGAARTDHRVREWRTAPPGRSVLISGASVAGPALAYWLGRYGFRTTVIELAPALRGGGFAVDFRGAAQLTVLERMGVLDDIRAHSTGGGDPLTFIDGQGRPLAAMPPEFSGGEVEILRSELSRILHRHSLTQPGTHPAPDTQRAAGTHHTPGSPPEGPVTPEYLFGDSLSSLTQTADGVHATFERGAPRTFDLVIGADGLHSTVRRLAFGPERDFVRHLGYYVAAWDLPEGAGDLAARPVGYGEPGRLATVGRTPRRSGERGYAGEAFCVFASEEELVPDRRDARARKQAIARAYEGAGWRTPELIATLGQADDVYFDSISRADVPRWSTGRIALLGDAAHGATVGGMGTGSAIIGAYVLAGELALAGGDHHTAFARYERALRPYVTRCQQGGRGAGEFLAPATREALDARNAALNSPAAVAAMLQQGHDISAALTPADYPALVAAAVRARW; translated from the coding sequence ATGACGTATGAGAGGGCGTACGAGGCAACGTGCGCGGAGGCGTGCGAGACGACGTACGAGAAGACGTACGAAGCGACAGCGGGGCGCGAGGGGGCGGCCCGGACGGACCACCGGGTGCGGGAATGGCGAACGGCGCCGCCGGGGCGCTCCGTTCTGATCTCCGGCGCCAGCGTGGCGGGCCCGGCCCTGGCCTACTGGCTCGGCCGCTACGGCTTCCGGACCACCGTGATCGAGCTGGCTCCCGCCCTGCGCGGCGGCGGCTTCGCGGTCGACTTCCGCGGGGCGGCGCAGCTGACGGTCCTGGAGCGGATGGGCGTCCTGGACGACATCAGGGCCCACAGCACGGGCGGCGGTGACCCCCTCACCTTCATCGACGGGCAGGGGCGTCCGCTGGCCGCGATGCCTCCCGAATTCAGCGGCGGCGAGGTCGAGATACTCCGCTCGGAACTGTCCCGCATCCTTCACCGGCACAGCCTGACCCAGCCCGGCACGCACCCTGCTCCCGACACCCAACGGGCCGCCGGCACCCACCACACTCCCGGAAGCCCGCCCGAGGGCCCGGTCACCCCCGAATACCTCTTCGGCGACTCCCTTTCCTCCCTCACCCAGACCGCCGACGGCGTCCACGCCACCTTCGAACGGGGCGCGCCGCGCACCTTCGACCTGGTGATCGGCGCCGACGGTCTGCACTCCACCGTGCGCCGGCTCGCCTTCGGCCCCGAAAGGGACTTCGTCCGGCACCTCGGCTACTACGTCGCCGCCTGGGACCTGCCCGAAGGCGCCGGAGACCTCGCCGCCCGCCCGGTCGGCTACGGCGAACCCGGGCGCCTGGCAACGGTCGGCCGCACACCCCGCCGCAGCGGGGAACGGGGCTACGCGGGCGAAGCCTTCTGTGTCTTCGCCTCCGAGGAGGAGCTGGTACCCGACCGGCGCGACGCCCGTGCCCGGAAGCAGGCGATAGCCCGGGCCTACGAAGGCGCCGGCTGGCGGACGCCGGAACTCATCGCCACACTCGGGCAGGCCGATGACGTCTACTTCGACTCCATCAGCCGTGCCGATGTACCGAGATGGTCCACGGGCCGCATCGCGCTCCTCGGGGACGCCGCCCACGGCGCCACGGTCGGCGGCATGGGCACCGGCTCCGCGATCATCGGCGCCTACGTCCTCGCCGGGGAACTCGCCCTCGCCGGGGGCGACCACCACACGGCCTTCGCCCGCTACGAACGCGCCCTGCGCCCCTATGTGACCCGGTGCCAGCAAGGCGGCCGCGGCGCCGGGGAGTTCCTGGCCCCGGCCACCCGGGAAGCCCTCGACGCCCGTAACGCCGCCCTGAACTCCCCGGCCGCCGTCGCCGCCATGCTGCAACAGGGCCACGACATCTCCGCGGCCCTCACACCGGCCGACTACCCCGCGCTGGTCGCCGCCGCGGTCCGCGCCCGGTGGTGA
- a CDS encoding TetR/AcrR family transcriptional regulator, whose protein sequence is MAGDDGKRSVFGDQAGSVELLWGGRERPSRGPKPALSLERITRTAMDLADAGGLGAVSMQRVAAELDFTKMSLYRYVPGKSELVALMIDTAMGEPPAAAAPAGPGRDDRAGWRVALRAWAEALAAVYHRHPWLLGAALGPRVMGPHELGWTERALAALTDTGLTGGEQLDAVVVVHGHIRTIAQVSASMGLDSARAKGPEELMSAALNELLAGRADRFPALAAAVADTGSGSGSTSSRDQAWEFGLERILDGLEAYMSRPRGGA, encoded by the coding sequence ATGGCGGGAGACGACGGCAAGCGCAGCGTGTTCGGGGATCAGGCGGGCAGCGTCGAGCTGCTGTGGGGCGGGCGGGAGCGGCCCAGCCGGGGCCCCAAGCCGGCGCTGAGCCTGGAGCGGATCACGCGTACGGCGATGGACCTCGCCGACGCCGGCGGGCTCGGGGCGGTCTCCATGCAACGGGTCGCGGCCGAACTGGACTTCACCAAGATGTCCTTGTACCGCTATGTGCCGGGAAAGAGCGAACTGGTCGCCCTGATGATCGATACGGCGATGGGGGAGCCGCCGGCCGCGGCTGCGCCCGCCGGCCCCGGCCGGGACGACCGCGCGGGGTGGCGGGTGGCGCTGCGCGCCTGGGCGGAGGCGCTTGCGGCGGTCTACCACCGGCACCCCTGGCTACTGGGCGCGGCCCTCGGGCCCCGGGTCATGGGCCCCCACGAACTCGGCTGGACCGAGCGCGCCCTGGCCGCGCTCACGGACACCGGCCTGACCGGCGGCGAACAGCTCGACGCCGTGGTCGTGGTGCACGGCCACATCCGGACCATCGCCCAGGTGTCGGCCTCGATGGGGCTGGACAGCGCGCGGGCCAAGGGGCCGGAGGAGCTCATGAGCGCCGCGCTGAACGAACTCCTGGCCGGCCGCGCCGACCGCTTTCCCGCGCTCGCCGCGGCCGTCGCCGACACCGGCAGCGGCAGCGGCAGCACGTCGTCCCGCGACCAGGCATGGGAGTTCGGCCTGGAGCGGATCCTGGACGGCCTGGAGGCCTATATGAGCAGGCCGCGGGGCGGCGCTTAG
- a CDS encoding alpha/beta hydrolase codes for MPQSAKTPSTPPASPGAPAPQPAAGLPEATHRSVEVPGGRIHLVEQGSGPLVLMVHGFPESWYSWRHQLPALAAAGYRAVAIDVRGYGRSSKPRDVAAYRMLAHVADNVAVVRALGEETATIVGHDWGSPIAANTALLRPDLFTSVALLSVPYTPRGGMRPTEGFARVGGPGEFYVSYFQEPGRAESEIEPDVRGWLAGFYAVASGDAEPPSGGDHVAGFSVRPGGKLSDRFPADNPLPLPWLTDADLDFYAGEFERTGLTGGLNRYRNVDRDWEDLAAWDGAPLRQPSLFIGGERDATTNWMADAIKAFPQTLPGLSASHILEGCGHWVQQERAEEVNHILLDWLGSLPAKPAARPAS; via the coding sequence ATGCCGCAGTCCGCCAAGACCCCGTCCACGCCGCCCGCTTCCCCGGGCGCTCCGGCCCCGCAGCCGGCCGCCGGACTGCCGGAGGCGACCCACCGCTCGGTGGAGGTCCCCGGCGGCCGCATCCACCTCGTGGAGCAGGGCAGCGGTCCCCTCGTCCTCATGGTCCACGGCTTCCCCGAGTCGTGGTACTCCTGGCGCCACCAGCTCCCCGCGCTCGCCGCGGCGGGCTACCGCGCGGTCGCCATCGACGTGCGGGGCTACGGGCGTTCCTCGAAACCCCGTGACGTGGCCGCCTACCGGATGCTCGCCCATGTCGCCGACAACGTCGCGGTGGTGCGCGCCCTGGGCGAGGAGACCGCGACCATCGTGGGCCACGACTGGGGCTCGCCCATCGCCGCCAACACGGCGCTGCTGCGGCCCGACCTCTTCACCTCGGTGGCGCTGCTGAGCGTGCCGTACACGCCCCGCGGCGGGATGCGGCCCACCGAGGGCTTCGCGCGGGTCGGCGGCCCCGGGGAGTTCTACGTCAGCTACTTCCAGGAGCCGGGCCGGGCGGAGTCGGAGATCGAACCCGATGTCCGCGGCTGGCTCGCCGGGTTCTACGCGGTGGCCTCGGGCGATGCCGAGCCGCCGTCCGGCGGGGACCACGTCGCAGGGTTCTCGGTCCGGCCGGGCGGCAAACTGTCCGACCGCTTCCCCGCCGACAACCCCCTGCCCCTGCCCTGGCTCACCGACGCCGATCTCGACTTCTACGCGGGCGAGTTCGAGCGCACCGGCCTGACCGGCGGGCTCAACCGCTACCGCAACGTCGACCGGGACTGGGAGGACCTTGCCGCCTGGGACGGGGCGCCGCTGCGGCAGCCGTCCCTCTTCATCGGCGGGGAGCGCGACGCCACCACCAACTGGATGGCCGACGCCATCAAGGCCTTCCCGCAGACCCTCCCCGGCCTGTCCGCCTCCCACATCCTGGAAGGCTGCGGTCACTGGGTCCAGCAGGAACGCGCCGAGGAGGTCAACCACATCCTCCTCGACTGGCTGGGATCCCTGCCGGCGAAGCCCGCCGCGCGGCCGGCTTCCTAA
- a CDS encoding rod shape-determining protein, giving the protein MASSTSSGTYDIGIDLGTANTLVYARGKGVVLNEPSVVAVNAAGEVIAVGADAKRTIGRTPSGITAMRPLRDGVIADFDAAERMLRALMKKALPSRRFSRPRVVICVPSGVTGVERRAVIDSARGAGAREVHLIEEPMAAAIGAGLPVDEPVGCMVVDIGGGTTEVAVISMGGLVTAQSVRVAGDALDAAVTAHVKKQHSLAIGERTAEDIKIAIGSAVWTPVDIDEDGAPDRPFSYTVRGRDHISGLPRTQEISEEEIRDALAEPVEAIVRAVHRTLDECPPELSGDIVERGIALTGGGALLRGLDQRLRDEMGVPVTVADQPLDCVVNGTAKCVDEFASLHGVLTGAKEQPRRTVRL; this is encoded by the coding sequence ATGGCGTCCAGCACTTCGTCCGGAACGTACGACATAGGCATCGATCTCGGCACGGCCAACACTCTGGTGTACGCCCGCGGCAAGGGCGTGGTGCTGAACGAACCGTCCGTCGTCGCGGTCAACGCCGCCGGCGAGGTGATCGCCGTGGGCGCGGACGCCAAGCGGACCATCGGCCGTACGCCCTCCGGGATCACCGCGATGCGCCCCCTGCGGGACGGTGTCATCGCCGACTTCGACGCCGCCGAGCGGATGCTGCGCGCCCTGATGAAGAAGGCCCTGCCCAGCCGCCGCTTCTCCCGGCCGCGGGTGGTCATCTGCGTCCCCTCCGGCGTCACCGGCGTCGAACGGCGTGCGGTCATCGACTCCGCCCGGGGGGCCGGCGCCCGCGAAGTGCACCTCATCGAGGAGCCGATGGCCGCCGCGATCGGCGCCGGCCTTCCCGTGGACGAGCCGGTCGGCTGCATGGTGGTGGACATCGGCGGCGGGACGACCGAGGTCGCCGTCATCTCCATGGGCGGGCTGGTCACCGCCCAGTCCGTACGGGTCGCCGGCGACGCCCTGGATGCCGCCGTCACCGCCCACGTCAAGAAGCAGCACTCCCTGGCCATCGGCGAGCGCACCGCAGAGGACATCAAGATCGCGATCGGCTCGGCGGTCTGGACCCCGGTCGACATCGACGAGGACGGCGCACCCGACCGCCCCTTCTCCTACACGGTCCGCGGCCGCGACCACATCAGCGGCCTGCCCCGGACCCAGGAGATCAGCGAGGAGGAGATCCGCGACGCGCTGGCCGAACCGGTCGAGGCGATCGTCCGCGCCGTCCACCGCACCCTCGACGAGTGCCCCCCGGAGCTGTCCGGCGACATCGTCGAGCGCGGCATCGCCCTGACCGGCGGCGGCGCCCTGCTCCGCGGCCTGGACCAGCGGCTGCGCGACGAGATGGGCGTCCCCGTGACGGTCGCCGACCAGCCCCTGGACTGCGTGGTCAACGGCACCGCGAAGTGCGTCGACGAATTCGCCTCCCTGCACGGCGTGTTGACGGGCGCCAAGGAACAACCGCGGCGGACGGTGCGGTTGTAG
- a CDS encoding FUSC family protein: protein MTWSRALKEAARSGLSIERAKLTPLIALRGAAGVALVIGLCLWRGDPTLAVSSAFGAYASGIVTFQRSMRPRPVLALAVAGALALSTFLGYLAAARLVSFVLLLAGWTLLAGMAWAIGPVAGLIGTQTVAIMLVTVTLPTSVLGALEHAALMFFGGLVQATLIVVLPVRPWGVQRDALADALADEADYARRLRHDPVAPFDPSPLMDARLASALTPRQARRRPVQLHGPRGLAERVRPVLASLADPVVGAPLEGPERDRARDLLGAAATVLDAVAHAVRHARPVRLPPEAMAVLEVPATGPMLHGAARRSAYRLISLLADAVELTDEPVRSTRPTTEAERGHLLRPSVPRLVPGALRSLHREGRWSSHILRHALRVSAVASAGYLLGTVLPFGHGYWAPLASVMVMRPDFAQTYSRGIARFIGTLAGVTVAGGLMALAHPGSYVSAGLAVVSVGLMYLLMRTGVSVTSACGAAYVVFLLGLAGAGWEQTVQERVVLTLLGGLLAMLSYALFPAWETPKLRDRLAAWLEANGRYALAVFDLYATPAERRPRQIRDALLDSRAARAAWEESEARAEKEPVRHRGLSRASAKAAGAALATMGRVTMILEVHLPERDAAASPGATAFAFELRACLEDATLAVRERGELNWSELRAVWERWDAEDESRGVALRVADLQLDALDDLAEALSREPRTEDGADQDARDGGSR, encoded by the coding sequence ATGACCTGGTCGCGTGCGCTCAAGGAAGCGGCTCGTTCGGGGCTGAGCATCGAGCGGGCCAAACTCACCCCGCTGATCGCCCTCCGCGGCGCGGCCGGCGTCGCCCTGGTCATCGGCCTGTGCCTGTGGCGCGGCGACCCGACCCTCGCGGTCTCCTCCGCCTTCGGCGCGTACGCCTCCGGGATCGTCACCTTCCAGCGCAGCATGCGGCCGCGTCCGGTGCTGGCGCTCGCGGTCGCCGGCGCGCTGGCCCTCTCCACCTTCCTCGGCTACCTGGCCGCAGCGCGTCTCGTCTCCTTCGTCCTGCTCCTGGCCGGCTGGACCCTGCTGGCCGGGATGGCCTGGGCGATCGGGCCGGTCGCCGGGCTGATCGGCACCCAGACCGTGGCGATCATGCTGGTCACCGTCACCCTGCCGACGTCCGTCCTCGGCGCGCTGGAACACGCCGCCCTGATGTTCTTCGGCGGCCTCGTCCAGGCCACCCTCATCGTGGTCCTCCCGGTCCGGCCCTGGGGCGTCCAGCGCGACGCGCTCGCCGACGCGCTGGCCGACGAGGCGGACTACGCCCGGCGGCTGCGGCACGACCCGGTCGCCCCGTTCGACCCGTCGCCCCTGATGGACGCCCGGCTCGCCTCCGCCCTCACCCCCCGTCAGGCCAGGCGCCGCCCCGTACAGCTGCACGGTCCCCGGGGACTCGCCGAACGCGTCCGGCCGGTCCTCGCCTCCCTCGCCGACCCGGTCGTCGGCGCCCCTCTGGAAGGGCCCGAACGCGACCGGGCCCGTGATCTGCTGGGGGCCGCGGCCACCGTCCTGGACGCCGTCGCCCACGCGGTACGGCACGCCAGACCCGTCCGACTGCCCCCGGAGGCGATGGCCGTCCTCGAAGTGCCCGCCACCGGCCCGATGCTCCACGGGGCCGCCCGGCGCTCCGCGTACCGCCTGATCTCACTGCTCGCCGACGCCGTCGAGCTCACCGACGAGCCGGTCCGCTCCACCCGCCCCACCACCGAGGCCGAACGCGGCCATCTGCTGCGCCCCAGCGTCCCCCGGCTGGTGCCCGGCGCACTGCGCTCGCTGCACCGCGAGGGCCGCTGGTCCTCGCACATCCTCCGGCACGCCCTGCGGGTCTCCGCGGTCGCCTCCGCCGGCTATCTGCTGGGCACCGTGCTCCCGTTCGGCCACGGCTACTGGGCGCCGCTGGCCTCCGTCATGGTGATGCGCCCCGACTTCGCCCAGACCTACTCCCGCGGTATCGCCCGTTTCATCGGCACCCTCGCCGGTGTCACCGTCGCGGGCGGGCTGATGGCCCTGGCGCATCCGGGCAGCTATGTCAGCGCCGGGCTCGCCGTGGTCAGCGTGGGGCTGATGTACCTGCTGATGCGCACCGGCGTCTCGGTGACCTCGGCGTGCGGGGCCGCGTACGTCGTCTTCCTGCTCGGCCTCGCCGGGGCGGGCTGGGAGCAGACCGTCCAGGAACGCGTGGTGCTCACCCTCCTGGGCGGACTGCTCGCGATGCTGTCGTACGCGCTGTTCCCCGCCTGGGAGACCCCCAAGCTCCGCGACCGGCTCGCCGCGTGGCTGGAGGCCAACGGGCGCTACGCCCTGGCCGTGTTCGACCTCTACGCCACGCCCGCCGAACGCCGCCCCCGGCAGATCCGCGACGCCCTGCTGGACTCCCGTGCGGCCCGCGCGGCCTGGGAGGAGAGCGAGGCACGCGCCGAGAAGGAACCCGTGCGCCACCGCGGGCTGTCCCGCGCCTCGGCGAAGGCGGCCGGCGCCGCGCTCGCCACGATGGGCCGGGTCACCATGATCCTGGAGGTCCACCTCCCCGAACGCGATGCCGCGGCCTCACCCGGTGCCACCGCCTTCGCCTTCGAACTGCGCGCCTGCCTGGAGGACGCCACCCTCGCGGTGCGGGAGCGGGGCGAATTGAACTGGAGCGAGCTGCGGGCCGTATGGGAGAGGTGGGACGCGGAGGACGAGAGCCGTGGTGTCGCCCTGCGCGTCGCGGACCTGCAGCTCGACGCCCTCGACGACCTCGCGGAGGCGCTGTCGCGGGAGCCGCGTACGGAGGACGGGGCGGACCAGGACGCCCGGGACGGCGGCAGCCGGTGA
- a CDS encoding alpha/beta hydrolase-fold protein yields the protein MRKALFPVVITLITLTVLVGTSGCGSGAGQASPLRFGGSRAGAALHATPQGKRSLVQWPTHPISFEEESRVGGAGENTPIGVTTLHGPKSGFTGKVWVWAPPEYYEKRNANKGFPVMEALPGAYGFPNNYWIGSDLKLQESLAQWSKNGSSLPFIVVMPVLNPNDKQYYDGSDIPGRPKIGTWLSQDVPDLVRQNFRTLKTRDAWAIMGSSSGGFAALKNVLQHPDTFKVAIPNGPDIVPDSPLWNGHAEAERENNPEVLARRLMARGGPPVYLAFQDGSQEHTVLPKVRKFIARYGHGPVHTRLQIVPGGTHSAETYVQGLGEGTMRWVSARMQGPTA from the coding sequence GTGCGCAAAGCCCTGTTCCCCGTGGTGATCACGCTGATCACCCTGACCGTCCTCGTCGGTACGTCCGGCTGCGGCAGCGGCGCCGGCCAGGCCTCTCCCCTGCGGTTCGGCGGCTCCCGGGCGGGCGCCGCGCTGCATGCCACGCCCCAGGGAAAGCGGTCGCTGGTGCAGTGGCCGACGCATCCGATCAGCTTCGAGGAGGAGAGCCGGGTCGGCGGGGCCGGCGAGAACACCCCGATAGGCGTGACCACCCTGCACGGCCCCAAGTCCGGCTTCACCGGGAAGGTGTGGGTATGGGCGCCGCCGGAGTACTACGAGAAGCGGAACGCGAACAAGGGCTTCCCGGTGATGGAGGCGCTGCCCGGCGCGTACGGCTTCCCCAACAACTACTGGATCGGCTCCGACCTCAAACTCCAGGAGAGCCTTGCCCAGTGGTCCAAGAACGGCAGCAGCCTGCCCTTCATCGTCGTCATGCCGGTGCTCAACCCCAATGACAAGCAGTACTACGACGGCAGCGACATACCGGGCCGGCCGAAGATCGGCACCTGGCTCAGCCAGGACGTGCCCGATCTCGTCCGCCAGAACTTCCGCACCCTCAAGACCCGCGACGCCTGGGCCATCATGGGCTCCTCCTCCGGCGGGTTCGCGGCCCTGAAGAACGTGCTCCAGCACCCGGACACCTTCAAGGTGGCGATACCCAACGGGCCGGATATCGTGCCCGACTCGCCGCTGTGGAACGGCCACGCCGAGGCGGAGCGGGAGAACAACCCGGAGGTGCTGGCCCGCCGCCTGATGGCGCGCGGCGGACCGCCGGTCTACCTCGCCTTCCAGGACGGCTCCCAGGAGCACACGGTGCTGCCGAAGGTGCGGAAGTTCATCGCGCGCTACGGGCACGGGCCGGTGCACACCCGACTGCAGATCGTGCCGGGCGGCACGCACAGCGCCGAGACGTATGTGCAGGGCCTGGGCGAGGGCACGATGCGCTGGGTCAGTGCCCGGATGCAGGGGCCGACCGCCTGA
- a CDS encoding ABC transporter permease, protein MTAHATARAPGYRPRRTLPLRVEARRQLRRRRTLVIAAVLTLLPFVLAAAFAIGGDPHGRSNGRITLIDSATASGANFAATALFVSAGFVLVVPVALFCGDTVASEASWSSLRYLLAAPVPRARLLLSKLTVGLLFSAAAMLLLPLVALGVGTAAYGWGPLQLPAGGALPAQEALPRLAVVVGYLFVSQLVTAALAFWLSTVTDAPLGAVGGAVGLTIVGNVLDQVTALGTWRQVLPAHWQYSWADALQPGMEWSGMIQGSAVSVAYALVLCALAFRGFARKDVVS, encoded by the coding sequence ATGACCGCGCACGCCACGGCACGGGCGCCGGGTTACCGTCCGCGCCGCACCCTCCCGCTGCGCGTGGAGGCACGCCGCCAGCTGCGGCGGCGCCGCACCCTGGTGATCGCCGCCGTCCTGACGCTGCTGCCGTTCGTGCTGGCGGCGGCGTTCGCGATCGGCGGCGACCCGCACGGCCGCAGCAACGGCCGGATCACCCTGATCGACAGCGCCACCGCCTCCGGCGCCAACTTCGCCGCCACCGCCCTGTTCGTCTCCGCGGGTTTTGTGCTGGTGGTCCCGGTGGCCCTGTTCTGCGGTGACACGGTCGCGTCCGAGGCGAGCTGGTCCTCGCTGCGCTATCTGCTGGCCGCGCCGGTCCCACGGGCCCGGCTGCTGCTGAGCAAGCTCACCGTCGGGCTGCTGTTCAGCGCCGCCGCGATGCTGCTGCTGCCGCTGGTGGCGCTGGGCGTGGGCACCGCGGCGTACGGCTGGGGCCCGCTGCAACTGCCCGCCGGCGGCGCGCTGCCGGCGCAGGAGGCGCTGCCGCGGCTGGCGGTCGTGGTCGGCTACCTCTTCGTCAGCCAGCTGGTCACCGCGGCCCTGGCGTTCTGGCTGTCGACGGTGACCGACGCGCCGCTGGGCGCGGTCGGCGGCGCCGTCGGGCTGACCATCGTCGGCAATGTCCTCGACCAGGTCACCGCCCTGGGCACCTGGCGCCAGGTGCTGCCCGCCCACTGGCAGTACTCCTGGGCGGACGCGCTGCAGCCCGGGATGGAGTGGTCCGGGATGATCCAGGGCTCGGCGGTCTCGGTGGCGTATGCGCTGGTGCTGTGCGCGCTGGCGTTCCGGGGGTTCGCGCGCAAGGACGTGGTGTCGTGA